One genomic segment of Tursiops truncatus isolate mTurTru1 chromosome 11, mTurTru1.mat.Y, whole genome shotgun sequence includes these proteins:
- the UPK3A gene encoding uroplakin-3a isoform X1 has protein sequence MPPLWVLLALGCLRLGSGVNLQPQLASVTFATSNPTLTTVALEKPLCMFDSPEALHGTYEVYLYVLVDSASFRNASVQDSTKAPLSSTFQQTEGGRTGPYKAAAFDLTPCSDLPSLDAVRDVSRASEILNAYLVRVGTNGTCLSDPNFWGLCNPPLSAATEYRFKYVLVNMSTGLVQDQTLWSDPIRTNRLAPYSAIDTWPGRRSGGMIVIASILGSLPFFLLIGFAGAIVLSLVFMGSADRETAHDSQITQEAVPKSLGTSEPSYTSVNRGPPLDRAEVYVSKLQD, from the exons ATGCCTCCGCTCTGGGTCCTGCTGGCCCTCGGCTGCCTGCGACTTGGCTCAG GTGTgaacctccagccccagctggctAGTGTGACCTTCGCCACCAGCAACCCCACACTCACCACCGTGGCCTTGGAAAAGCCTCTCTGCATGTTTGACAGCCCGGAAGCCCTCCATGGCACCTACGAGGTGTACCTCTATGTCCTGGTCGACTCGG CCAGCTTCAGGAACGCCTCTGTGCAGGACAGCACCAAGGCCCCACTCAGCTCGACGTTCCAGcaaacagagggagggaggacaggccCCTACAAGGCGGCGGCCTTTGACCTGACCCCCTGCAGCGACCTGCCCAGCTTGGATGCTGTCAGGGATGTGTCCCGGGCCTCGGAGATCCTGAACGCATACCTGGTCAGGGTGGGCACCAATGGGACCTGCCTGTCTGACCCCAACTTCTGGGGCCTCTGCAACCCACCCCTGTCAGCAGCCACGGAATACAG ATTCAAGTACGTCCTGGTCAATATGTCCACAGGCTTGGTACAGGACCAGACCCTGTGGTCGGACCCCATCCGCACCAATCGAC TCGCTCCGTACTCGGCGATCGACACGTGGCCGGGCCGGCGGAGCGGGGGCATGATTGTCATCGCGTCCATCCTGGGCTCCCTGCCCTTCTTCTTGCTTATTGGCTTTGCTGGTGCCATTGTCCTCAGCCTCGT GTTCATGGGCAGTGCTGACAGGGAAACAGCCCACGACTCCCAGATCACGCAGGAGGCCGTCCCCAAGTCCCTGGGGACCTCGGAGCCCTCGTACACGTCTGTGAACCGGGGGCCACCCCTGGACAGGGCCGAGGTGTATGTCAGCAAGCTCCAGGACTGA
- the UPK3A gene encoding uroplakin-3a isoform X2 has translation MPPLWVLLALGCLRLGSGVNLQPQLASVTFATSNPTLTTVALEKPLCMFDSPEALHGTYEVYLYVLVDSVAPYSAIDTWPGRRSGGMIVIASILGSLPFFLLIGFAGAIVLSLVFMGSADRETAHDSQITQEAVPKSLGTSEPSYTSVNRGPPLDRAEVYVSKLQD, from the exons ATGCCTCCGCTCTGGGTCCTGCTGGCCCTCGGCTGCCTGCGACTTGGCTCAG GTGTgaacctccagccccagctggctAGTGTGACCTTCGCCACCAGCAACCCCACACTCACCACCGTGGCCTTGGAAAAGCCTCTCTGCATGTTTGACAGCCCGGAAGCCCTCCATGGCACCTACGAGGTGTACCTCTATGTCCTGGTCGACTCGG TCGCTCCGTACTCGGCGATCGACACGTGGCCGGGCCGGCGGAGCGGGGGCATGATTGTCATCGCGTCCATCCTGGGCTCCCTGCCCTTCTTCTTGCTTATTGGCTTTGCTGGTGCCATTGTCCTCAGCCTCGT GTTCATGGGCAGTGCTGACAGGGAAACAGCCCACGACTCCCAGATCACGCAGGAGGCCGTCCCCAAGTCCCTGGGGACCTCGGAGCCCTCGTACACGTCTGTGAACCGGGGGCCACCCCTGGACAGGGCCGAGGTGTATGTCAGCAAGCTCCAGGACTGA